A genomic segment from Drosophila miranda strain MSH22 chromosome 3, D.miranda_PacBio2.1, whole genome shotgun sequence encodes:
- the LOC108160803 gene encoding D-beta-hydroxybutyrate dehydrogenase, mitochondrial, whose product MQVFDNNMRRASRRASLRRGSISALPQKSAEIPWDIFERLSMPFLFCQAAAIVSSHLLHALNISSISTFAVFVWFALATVGAVLFYHFVKVSASGKGVLITGCEAPLAWYLAKKLDDLGFTIYAGFNTPIEESDEAGILKEETSGRMKLLHLDVTSEKTLLEAAHFVSQHLPHGAQGLWAVVHCAHWIALGELEWIPFAVLRKSLDLNLLGAARLTQIFLPLVRRAHGRVVFLTSGLNRVPSPVRGIQCATQAAVDCFAACLRQEMRTRGVDVSVVAAGEFAPGNGWLNETELRDQAKQMWNQLSSEQKKTYGEDYYEAAMTSVEKYSREAADIQPTLRVLIDAVTRTFPMARYTPVTAKEKLQIFLAEHLAPSLYESVYGEQKKFVY is encoded by the exons ATGCAGGTCTTCGATAACAATATG CGCCGTGCCTCGCGCCGTGCCTCATTGCGGCGTGGATCGATCTCGGCCCTGCCCCAGAAGTCGGCGGAGATCCCCTGGGACATATTCGAGCGGCTCTCTATGCCGTTCCTCTTCTGCCAGGCGGCGGCCATCGTCAGCTCCCATCTGCTGCACGCGCTGAACATATCCAGCATCTCCACCTTCGCCGTCTTCGTGTGGTTCGCCCTGGCCACCGTGGGAGCTGTGCTCTTCTACCACTTTGTGAAG GTGTCGGCTTCGGGCAAGGGCGTGCTAATCACCGGCTGCGAGGCCCCGCTGGCGTGGTACTTGGCCAAGAAACTGGACGATCTGGGCTTCACCATCTACGCCGGCTTCAACACCCCCATCGAGGAGTCGGACGAGGCTGGCATTCTCAAGGAGGAGACCTCCGGCCGCATGAAGCTTCTGCACTTGGACGTTACGTCGGAGAAAACC CTTTTGGAGGCTGCCCACTTTGTGTCACAGCACCTGCCGCACGGCGCCCAAGGACTGTGGGCTGTGGTGCACTGCGCCCACTGGATAGCTTTGGGAGAGCTCGAGTGGATTCCATTCGCGGTGCTGCGCAAAAGCTTGGATCTCAATCTACTCG GAGCCGCTCGCCTCACTCAAATCTTCCTGCCGCTGGTCCGTCGTGCCCATGGACGCGTGGTGTTCCTCACCTCCGGCCTGAACCGCGTCCCATCGCCCGTGCGTGGCATCCAGTGCGCCACCCAGGCTGCCGTCGACTGTTTTGCCGCCTGCCTGCGCCAGGAGATGCGCACACGAGGCGTGGATGTGTCTGTGGTGGCGGCGGGAGAGTTCGCTCCCGGCAACGGCTGGCTGAACGAGACGGAACTCCGCGACCAG GCCAAGCAAATGTGGAACCAGCTATCGTCGGAGCAGAAGAAGACCTACGGCGAGGATTACTACGAGGCGGCCATGACGTCGGTGGAGAAGTATTCCCGCGAG GCCGCCGATATCCAGCCCACGCTGCGTGTCCTCATCGACGCTGTGACCAGGACCTTCCCCATGGCCCGCTACACGCCCGTGACGGCCAAGGAAAAGCTGCAGATCTTCCTGGCCGAGCACCTGGCCCCCTCTCTGTACGAGTCGGTATACGGCGAGCAGAAGAAGTTCGTCTACTGA
- the LOC108158270 gene encoding selenoprotein BthD: protein MPKGRKKKVKVVDWAADENFSKERSIFYVEHTTECPIFQIKAEECGAFFKQRIPEREFQLVRNKNGKEAPREGAFEIGFSQNARTSVHELWSGLTRGPPRRDKFPEDFENLVPDVQRVLKKFYPDKVVGLTDDEEDEN, encoded by the coding sequence ATGCCCAAAGGAAGGAAGAAAAAGGTCAAGGTGGTGGACTGGGCCGCCGATGAGAACTTTAGCAAGGAGCGCTCGATTTTCTACGTGGAGCACACCACCGAGTGCCCCATCTTCCAGATAAAGGCCGAGGAGTGTGGAGCCTTCTTCAAGCAGCGCATTCCGGAGCGCGAGTTCCAGCTGGTGAGGAACAAGAACGGCAAGGAGGCGCCCCGGGAAGGTGCCTTCGAGATTGGCTTCTCCCAGAATGCACGCACCTCCGTCCACGAGCTGTGGTCGGGCCTGACGAGGGGTCCGCCGCGGCGGGACAAGTTCCCCGAGGATTTCGAGAATCTGGTGCCGGATGTGCAGCGAGTGCTGAAGAAGTTCTACCCCGACAAGGTGGTGGGCCTCACCGACGACGAGGAGGACGAAAACTAG